One Candidatus Obscuribacterales bacterium genomic window, GTTGCCATCCCTCAGCACATGAATAACCTGTGCCCATCTGGCAGGACTGCTCTTGCTCGGTAGTTCGTCTATGAGCTGCTCTTATAAATTCTCGTCAAGCTAACTCACTCGATTAAGCCAAAACGCAGCGGTCTTCAAAAACCGATGACACAGTATGCAAGTGAGATATTCAGAGCGGAGCTACAGTTTCGTGGCTGTGTACAGAGCATGAGCGAAAAAGGTAATTGTTGGGACAATGCTGTGGCCGAAAGCTTCTTTGGTTCGCTGAAGCGCGAAGCTATTTACCACTACCGCTTTGCCACCAAGTCTCAAGCAAAAGCCTGCATCTTTGATTACGTCGAGGCCTTTTACAACAGATTTCGATTACATTCCGCGTTGAATTACTTAATGCGTTGTATTCGCTTTGCTCCGGTTCGCTTATTCGATTTCGTCCGGTGAACGCATACTTAACACCGACCCAAAAAGGTCAAAAAGTAGAAAAGGCGGCCTAGGCGTTCATTTCAGAACTCCGAGTCCGCCTAATCTAGGGAAGGACAAATTCCAATTCTCCAAAGTATCTGCTCCGCAGAACTTCTCGTAATTCATTGAAAACACTTGTTGATTCGTCCTACTAGTTGTTGCCTACTGTCGATAAACCCATACAAGTTTAAGTTACTTTGTGTAGTATACTTTCAACTCTAAATGCATTGAACAGAGGCTTGAAAAGTCTAAGATTGCTATCATTGTCGCTGATAGACATTAGTTATCAAAGATGTTAGACATGTATTTTTGTATAAGAAAATAACAGACACTTGCAAGGTTTGATTTGAGGGAACTTAGTCGGATTCAACTATAAACCTTGAATGATATTAAGGACTTTCATAATGGAAAACCAAAATTCAAATTCAGAGGAAGCATTGATCGAACGCGTAAAAGCTTTCTTGGAAATCGAAGTCAATGCCAACCGTGCTGAACTTACTTCCGCGACCAGATTATTCCATGATCTAGGAGTAACAGGTGATGAAGCAAGTGATCTGCTCGTGCATTTTCAAAAAGAGTTCAACGTGGACATCAAAGATTTCTCGTTTGATGATCATTTTACGTGGGAAGTTCCGTTACTTTGGCCAATTGTTCCATTCTATTGGCCGTTATTGCTAAATTCATCCTTTCGAAAACAAGTATTTCGATCTAGAAAGCGCACCGACTCGATGTTAATTCCTCTTACCGTCGCAGACCTAGCTAACGCAGCAAAAACGGGTCGTCTTCTCAGTCATTCACGTAATTAAAGGAAGCAACGGGAGTGGATAAATACCACCCCCGTCTTAACTATTTACCGGAGTTGCCTCATTGTTGAACTAAATGCTTCATTTTCAGCATTCAGTTCAACCTTTCTTGCTAGTTCATTTATCACTATCTTACCAACTGCAATCGGGAAGGTAAACCTACGAGCCAACGTAGAAATCTTGCCTGACATTGCTCCACCCTCCCAGAGTGATGGTGTATGAACCCTTATCCCAGGCGGAAACCGTTCGTCAGCAATTCCAGCAAGTCCATTCAAGATTTGCGACGCTTTACCCGCTACTACCGAACCAGTTGTAGTCCAACCTCCCTTAGCACCTAGCACCATCGGCTTTGGCCACGGCATCAACATGGATGCTGATCCAACCAATACAGCATTATGCCGTAGATCAATATCAGCAATTGATGAGTTGTGTGCATCTTGATATTGAAGCGATAGCCTCTCTGAAACCGATTGGCTAAGATGCGGGGGTGGCGGCGCTTGTGGAGCCCCGGCAACCGGAGCCGCCGAACCAGTGCTTGCAGGTG contains:
- a CDS encoding IS3 family transposase translates to MSEKGNCWDNAVAESFFGSLKREAIYHYRFATKSQAKACIFDYVEAFYNRFRLHSALNYLMRCIRFAPVRLFDFVR
- a CDS encoding DUF1493 family protein, with the protein product MENQNSNSEEALIERVKAFLEIEVNANRAELTSATRLFHDLGVTGDEASDLLVHFQKEFNVDIKDFSFDDHFTWEVPLLWPIVPFYWPLLLNSSFRKQVFRSRKRTDSMLIPLTVADLANAAKTGRLLSHSRN